In Streptomyces dangxiongensis, one DNA window encodes the following:
- a CDS encoding PaaI family thioesterase, with protein MGEQQRVKFPQEVLDEYAALGVDLPALFSAGHLGTRMGVQILEASADRVVGTMPVEGNTQPYGLLHGGASAVLAETLGSVGSMLHGGSSKVAVGVDLNCTHHRGVRSGLVTGVATPVHRGRSTATYEIVISDEEDRRVCTARLTCLLRDVGQSEGTPARPAQS; from the coding sequence ATGGGTGAACAGCAGCGAGTGAAGTTCCCGCAGGAGGTCCTCGACGAGTACGCGGCGCTCGGGGTCGACCTGCCGGCCCTGTTCTCGGCCGGTCATCTCGGCACGCGCATGGGTGTGCAGATCCTGGAGGCCTCGGCGGACCGGGTCGTCGGGACGATGCCGGTGGAGGGCAACACCCAGCCCTACGGCCTGCTGCACGGCGGGGCCTCGGCGGTGCTGGCGGAGACCCTGGGCTCGGTCGGCTCGATGCTGCACGGCGGCAGCTCGAAGGTCGCGGTCGGTGTGGACCTGAACTGCACGCACCACCGGGGGGTCCGCTCGGGCCTGGTGACGGGTGTGGCCACGCCGGTGCACCGCGGCCGGTCGACGGCGACGTACGAGATCGTGATCAGCGACGAGGAGGACCGGCGGGTCTGCACCGCCCGGCTGACCTGTCTGCTGCGGGACGTCGGGCAGAGCGAGGGGACGCCCGCGCGGCCCGCCCAGAGCTGA
- a CDS encoding branched-chain amino acid ABC transporter substrate-binding protein — translation MRQGSLIAITAALAAGALTLTACGSRDSGDKGSDSGKGDGGSTVVIGVDAPLTGDLSAMGLGIKNSADLAAKNANKQNLVKGVTFKVEALDDQAQPSAGQQNASKFVSEQNVLGVVGPLNSSVAESMQKVFDDAKLVQVSPANTGPALSQGTDWQTKKVRPYKAYFRTATTDAIQGPFAAQYVFNTAKKKKVFVIDDKKTYGAGLAATFTDEFKKLGGKVVGTEHINPDAKDFSAVATKVKNSGAQVVYYGGEYPQAGPLSKQIKAAGAKIPLVGGDGIKDDTFMKLAGAESTGDLATSVGAPVEDLPSAKQFVNDYKSAGYKEEYSAYGGYAYDSAWAVIEAVKKVVDANGGKLPSDARAKVTAAMQDVSFDGVTGKVSFDEFGDATNKQLTVYAVKNGAWTPVKSGTYTG, via the coding sequence GTGCGTCAAGGTTCGCTTATCGCCATCACCGCCGCGCTGGCGGCGGGAGCGCTCACCCTCACCGCCTGCGGCTCGCGCGACAGCGGCGACAAGGGCTCGGACTCCGGCAAGGGTGACGGCGGCAGCACCGTCGTCATCGGCGTCGACGCCCCGCTGACCGGCGACCTGTCCGCCATGGGCCTGGGTATCAAGAACTCGGCGGACCTCGCCGCCAAGAACGCCAACAAGCAGAACCTCGTCAAGGGCGTCACCTTCAAGGTCGAGGCCCTCGACGACCAGGCGCAGCCGTCGGCCGGCCAGCAGAACGCCTCCAAGTTCGTGTCGGAGCAGAACGTTCTCGGTGTCGTCGGACCGCTGAACTCCTCGGTCGCGGAGTCGATGCAGAAGGTCTTCGACGACGCCAAACTGGTCCAGGTCTCCCCGGCCAACACCGGCCCCGCCCTGAGCCAGGGCACGGACTGGCAGACCAAGAAGGTCCGCCCGTACAAGGCGTACTTCCGCACCGCGACCACGGACGCCATCCAGGGCCCGTTCGCCGCCCAGTACGTCTTCAACACCGCCAAGAAGAAGAAGGTCTTCGTCATCGACGACAAGAAGACCTACGGCGCGGGCCTGGCCGCCACCTTCACCGACGAGTTCAAGAAGCTCGGCGGCAAGGTGGTCGGCACCGAGCACATCAACCCCGACGCCAAGGACTTCTCCGCGGTCGCCACCAAGGTGAAGAACTCCGGGGCCCAGGTCGTCTACTACGGCGGTGAGTACCCGCAGGCCGGCCCGCTGAGCAAGCAGATCAAGGCTGCCGGTGCCAAGATCCCGCTCGTCGGCGGCGACGGCATCAAGGACGACACCTTCATGAAGCTGGCGGGCGCCGAGAGCACGGGCGACCTCGCCACCTCCGTCGGCGCGCCGGTCGAGGACCTGCCCTCGGCCAAGCAGTTCGTCAACGACTACAAGTCCGCCGGCTACAAGGAGGAGTACTCGGCGTACGGCGGTTACGCCTACGACTCCGCCTGGGCCGTCATCGAGGCCGTGAAGAAGGTCGTCGACGCCAATGGCGGCAAGCTTCCCTCCGACGCCCGCGCGAAGGTCACCGCGGCCATGCAGGACGTGTCCTTCGACGGCGTGACCGGCAAGGTCTCCTTCGACGAGTTCGGAGACGCCACCAACAAGCAGCTCACCGTCTACGCCGTGAAGAACGGTGCCTGGACGCCGGTCAAGTCCGGTACCTACACGGGCTGA
- a CDS encoding DUF4184 family protein translates to MPFTLSHAAAVLPAIRRDGSGRGRLVPAVLVTGSFAPDVPYYAAGILPGGMESGTVTHAFTGVVTVDVLIAWALTGLWLLVRGPLLALLPTARQGAPAALLRLGAPRARVGARATGRWYGSAVLGALTHVMWDAFTHHDRWGTRLIPAIGRDRPAGMPLFTWLQYGSSVAGAVAIALFVVRALRRAPGGTPPGVPVLSVRDRWWALAVIGGCALAGAVQRAAGWWEHRGAVVRPWELVPTLCFGVGAGVVPGLLLYAVGVRVRRPAVDFGAPGGATGAGRERPVAR, encoded by the coding sequence TTGCCGTTCACACTCAGCCATGCGGCAGCCGTGCTGCCCGCGATCCGCCGGGACGGGAGCGGCCGCGGCCGGCTGGTGCCCGCGGTGCTCGTCACCGGTTCCTTCGCACCCGACGTGCCCTACTACGCGGCCGGGATCCTGCCGGGCGGCATGGAGTCCGGCACGGTCACACACGCTTTCACGGGTGTCGTCACCGTCGACGTCCTCATCGCCTGGGCGCTCACGGGGCTGTGGCTGCTGGTCCGGGGACCGTTGCTCGCGCTGCTGCCGACGGCCCGGCAAGGAGCGCCGGCCGCCCTGCTGCGCCTCGGTGCGCCACGCGCGCGCGTGGGCGCCCGCGCGACGGGCCGGTGGTACGGCTCCGCGGTGCTCGGCGCGCTCACCCATGTGATGTGGGACGCGTTCACGCATCACGACCGGTGGGGGACGCGGCTGATCCCGGCCATCGGGCGGGACCGTCCGGCGGGCATGCCGTTGTTCACGTGGCTTCAGTACGGGTCGTCCGTGGCGGGTGCCGTGGCGATCGCCCTGTTCGTGGTCCGTGCGCTGCGGCGGGCGCCGGGCGGGACGCCGCCGGGGGTGCCCGTGCTGTCCGTACGGGACCGGTGGTGGGCGCTCGCGGTGATCGGCGGCTGCGCGCTGGCCGGAGCGGTGCAGCGGGCGGCGGGGTGGTGGGAGCACCGGGGGGCGGTGGTGCGGCCGTGGGAGCTGGTGCCCACCCTGTGCTTCGGGGTGGGCGCCGGGGTGGTGCCGGGGCTGCTGCTGTACGCCGTCGGGGTCAGGGTCCGGCGTCCGGCCGTGGATTTCGGGGCCCCTGGTGGGGCGACCGGTGCGGGCCGGGAGCGGCCGGTCGCTCGGTGA
- a CDS encoding lytic transglycosylase domain-containing protein yields MAAHFGRRLRKGAASTAVAAAAVAALSASQAPGAAGEEHGRQTAAGAAAPAPDTDGNATGNSPYYTDLPPLKSPSPSPSSSAGPSTPVSRAEGGIPATVLDAYKKAEADLRASKPGCNLPWQLLAAIGNVESGQARGGQVDAGGTTLRRILGPQLDGNGFALIADTDDGAYDGNSAYDQAIGPMQFIPSTWAWAGRDGNGDGKKDPNNVYDAALAAGHYLCRNGWDLSQEAELHRAILSYNNSQDYLDLVLNWMEYYRKGTHSIPDGTGGVPEHRSDTGSGLPVSPLPTHPSTTEPAPKPHKPGKPDRPGKDDGKGDHGNGGGDNGGNGNGNGGHETPDPKPPTPPVPPTPPPSNTDLVDHLEDAGTGRLTAMAGDAFTDRISARAETKVGKSVAKVRLRFTITGGTDATFTGGETVATVATDAKGVALAPALRAGEKTGDFKVTVSVVGRPVKGVDYTATVTARAADALARIGDTPLTCAPSGEFADRVQVKATYLGTVADKVAATATLVRSATDATENDKGPYFKDADGKPVRTLTTLETDDKGLLTLPKLYADDTTGTFLLRITTTGGATLTLELKVAPAGSPTTPTTPSPNAPSPTGSAAS; encoded by the coding sequence ATGGCGGCGCATTTCGGCAGGCGACTGCGCAAGGGAGCGGCGAGCACCGCCGTGGCTGCGGCGGCGGTCGCGGCTCTTTCCGCGTCCCAGGCTCCGGGAGCGGCCGGCGAGGAGCACGGCAGACAGACGGCGGCCGGTGCCGCCGCGCCCGCGCCGGACACCGACGGCAACGCCACCGGCAACTCGCCGTACTACACGGACCTGCCCCCGCTGAAGAGCCCCAGCCCGAGTCCCTCGTCGAGCGCTGGCCCGTCCACCCCCGTCAGCAGGGCCGAGGGCGGCATCCCGGCGACGGTCCTGGACGCGTACAAGAAAGCGGAGGCCGACCTGCGCGCCTCCAAGCCCGGTTGCAACCTGCCCTGGCAACTCCTCGCCGCCATCGGCAACGTGGAGTCGGGGCAGGCCCGCGGCGGCCAGGTCGACGCCGGCGGCACCACACTGCGCCGGATACTGGGCCCGCAGTTGGACGGCAACGGCTTCGCGCTCATCGCGGACACCGACGACGGCGCGTACGACGGCAACAGCGCGTACGACCAGGCCATCGGCCCCATGCAGTTCATCCCGTCCACCTGGGCCTGGGCCGGCCGCGACGGCAACGGCGACGGCAAGAAGGACCCCAACAACGTCTACGACGCAGCGCTCGCCGCGGGCCACTACCTGTGCCGCAACGGCTGGGACCTGTCCCAAGAGGCCGAGCTGCACCGGGCGATCCTCAGCTACAACAACTCGCAGGACTACCTCGACCTGGTCCTGAACTGGATGGAGTACTACCGCAAGGGCACCCACTCCATCCCCGACGGCACCGGCGGGGTGCCCGAGCACCGCAGCGACACCGGCTCCGGCCTCCCCGTCTCCCCGCTGCCCACACACCCGTCGACGACCGAGCCCGCCCCGAAGCCCCACAAGCCCGGCAAGCCCGATAGGCCCGGCAAGGACGACGGCAAGGGCGACCACGGCAACGGCGGAGGTGACAACGGCGGGAACGGCAACGGCAACGGCGGGCACGAGACCCCCGACCCGAAGCCGCCGACGCCCCCCGTCCCGCCGACGCCCCCGCCGTCCAACACCGACCTGGTGGACCACCTGGAGGACGCGGGCACGGGGAGGCTCACCGCGATGGCCGGCGACGCCTTCACCGACCGGATCAGCGCCCGCGCCGAGACCAAGGTCGGCAAGTCGGTCGCCAAGGTCAGGCTCCGGTTCACCATCACCGGCGGCACCGACGCCACCTTCACCGGCGGCGAGACCGTGGCGACGGTCGCCACCGACGCCAAGGGCGTCGCGCTCGCCCCGGCGCTCCGGGCCGGCGAGAAGACCGGTGACTTCAAGGTCACCGTGTCCGTCGTGGGCCGCCCGGTCAAGGGCGTCGACTACACCGCCACGGTCACCGCGCGCGCCGCCGACGCCCTGGCCCGCATCGGCGACACCCCGCTGACCTGCGCCCCGAGCGGTGAGTTCGCCGACCGGGTCCAGGTGAAGGCGACGTACCTGGGCACCGTCGCGGACAAGGTCGCGGCCACCGCCACCCTGGTCAGGTCCGCGACCGACGCCACCGAGAACGACAAGGGCCCCTACTTCAAGGACGCCGACGGCAAGCCCGTACGCACCCTCACCACCCTGGAGACGGACGACAAGGGCCTGCTCACCCTGCCGAAGCTGTACGCGGACGACACCACCGGCACCTTCCTGCTCCGCATCACCACCACCGGCGGCGCGACCCTCACCCTCGAACTGAAGGTCGCCCCCGCCGGGTCCCCGACCACTCCGACCACTCCGTCCCCGAACGCCCCGTCCCCGACGGGATCCGCCGCCTCCTGA
- a CDS encoding Tat pathway signal sequence domain protein, with protein sequence MSGVGPPEPGEGTRARDTRQPRGPRPAGRTRAAVAARYARHRRTTLALATATALLGAGGVLYVTRPQQPPPRPARPRPEVPYPAQVVDMTYLADRPPPADAPPHSFSFAVLLSVASGPPVTVTRVTQPYAGLSLTTEPPAPWPTGAGSAREITVTMRVTKCGEVPWDAGLPFLDVTLRNTRVIQVQSFILGDRYARHLSHAVEVACGNRVR encoded by the coding sequence ATGAGCGGCGTCGGCCCGCCGGAGCCAGGTGAGGGCACGCGCGCGCGGGACACCCGGCAGCCGCGGGGCCCGCGTCCGGCCGGCCGGACGCGCGCGGCCGTGGCCGCCCGGTACGCGCGCCACCGGCGCACCACCCTGGCGCTGGCCACCGCGACCGCCCTCCTCGGGGCCGGCGGCGTCCTCTACGTCACCCGGCCGCAGCAGCCACCACCGCGCCCGGCACGGCCGCGTCCCGAAGTGCCTTACCCCGCCCAGGTGGTGGACATGACCTACCTGGCGGACCGGCCCCCTCCGGCGGACGCCCCGCCGCACAGTTTCAGCTTCGCGGTCCTGCTGAGCGTGGCCTCGGGGCCGCCGGTCACCGTGACGCGCGTGACCCAGCCGTACGCGGGGCTGTCCCTGACGACGGAACCACCCGCTCCGTGGCCGACCGGCGCGGGTTCGGCGCGCGAGATCACCGTGACCATGCGCGTGACGAAATGCGGAGAAGTCCCCTGGGACGCGGGACTTCCATTCCTGGACGTAACTCTGCGTAATACACGCGTAATACAGGTACAGAGCTTCATCCTCGGCGACCGTTACGCACGGCACCTCTCCCACGCTGTGGAAGTAGCCTGCGGCAACAGAGTTCGGTAA
- the polA gene encoding DNA polymerase I encodes MAETASKQTDKIPGGTRPRLMLMDGHSLAYRAFFALPAENFTTATGQPTNAIYGFASMLANTLRDEAPTHFAVAFDVSRRTWRSERFIEYKANRSKTPDEFKGQVELIGELLDAMHAQRFAVEGFEADDIIATLATQAEAEGFDVLIVTGDRDSFQLVTEHTTVLYPTKGVSELTRFTPEKVLEKYGLTPAQYPDFAALRGDPSDNLPGIPGVGEKTAAKWINQFGSFAELVERADEVKGKAGQNLRDHLESVKLNRVLTELERQVELPRAVTELERAPYDRKAVAMVLDTLEIRNPSLRERLFAVDPGTEEAEATPVAADGVEIDGSVLHTGELAPWLAEHGTGTLGVATVDTWALGAGSVAEVALAAAGGAAVWFDPSELDEADENAFAAWLADAGRPKVFHNVKGAMRVLAEHGWTVEGVHMDTALAAYLVKPGRRSFDLDALSMEYLHRELAPAAAADGQLAFGADDGAEAEALMIKARAVLDLGEAFEGRLAEVGAADLLRDMELPTSALLARMERHGIAADRAHLEAMEQMFAGAVQQAVKEAHAAAGHEFNLGSPKQLQEVLFGELALPRTKKTKTGYTTDADALAWLANQTDNELPVIMLRHREQAKLRVTVEGLIKTTASDGRIHTTFNQTVAATGRLSSTDPNLQNIPVRTDEGRAIRRGFVVGAGFESLMTADYSQIELRVMAHLSEDAGLIEAFTSGEDLHTTAASQVFGVERDAVDAEMRRKIKAMSYGLAYGLSAFGLSQQLNIEAAEARALMDAYFERFGGVRDYLRRAVDEARATGYTATLFGRRRYLPDLNSDNRQRREAAERMALNAPIQGTAADIVKFAMLKVDNALREAGLTSRMLLQVHDEIVLEIAPGERAAAEEIVRREMANAVHLRAPLDVSVGVGPDWESAAH; translated from the coding sequence GTGGCAGAAACAGCATCGAAGCAGACCGACAAGATCCCCGGCGGCACGCGTCCCCGCCTGATGCTCATGGACGGGCACTCGCTGGCCTACCGCGCGTTCTTCGCGCTGCCCGCGGAGAACTTCACGACCGCGACCGGCCAGCCGACGAACGCGATCTACGGCTTCGCGTCGATGCTGGCGAACACCCTGCGTGACGAGGCGCCCACGCACTTCGCCGTGGCCTTCGACGTCTCGCGCAGGACCTGGCGCTCCGAGCGGTTCATCGAGTACAAGGCGAACCGCTCCAAGACCCCGGACGAGTTCAAGGGGCAGGTGGAGCTGATCGGCGAGCTGCTCGACGCGATGCACGCGCAGCGCTTCGCCGTCGAGGGCTTCGAGGCGGACGACATCATCGCCACCCTCGCCACCCAGGCCGAGGCCGAGGGCTTCGACGTGCTCATCGTCACCGGCGACCGCGACTCCTTCCAGTTGGTCACCGAGCACACGACGGTGCTCTACCCCACCAAGGGCGTCTCGGAGCTGACCCGGTTCACCCCGGAGAAGGTTCTCGAGAAGTACGGCTTGACGCCCGCCCAGTACCCCGACTTCGCCGCCCTGCGCGGCGACCCGTCCGACAACCTCCCCGGCATCCCCGGCGTCGGCGAGAAGACGGCCGCCAAGTGGATCAACCAGTTCGGCTCGTTCGCGGAGCTGGTCGAGCGGGCCGACGAGGTCAAGGGCAAGGCCGGCCAGAACCTTCGCGACCATCTGGAGTCGGTCAAGCTCAACCGCGTCCTCACCGAGCTGGAGCGCCAGGTCGAGCTGCCCAGGGCGGTCACCGAGCTGGAGCGTGCCCCGTACGACCGCAAGGCCGTCGCGATGGTCCTGGACACCCTGGAGATCCGCAACCCCTCGCTGCGCGAGCGCCTCTTCGCCGTCGACCCCGGCACGGAGGAGGCCGAGGCCACCCCGGTCGCCGCCGACGGCGTCGAGATCGACGGCAGCGTCCTTCACACCGGCGAGCTGGCCCCCTGGCTCGCCGAGCACGGCACCGGCACCCTGGGCGTCGCCACCGTCGACACCTGGGCGCTGGGCGCCGGCTCGGTCGCCGAGGTCGCCCTCGCCGCGGCCGGGGGAGCGGCGGTCTGGTTCGACCCGTCCGAGCTGGACGAGGCCGACGAGAACGCGTTCGCGGCCTGGCTGGCCGACGCCGGCCGCCCCAAGGTGTTCCACAACGTCAAGGGCGCGATGCGCGTCCTCGCCGAGCACGGCTGGACCGTCGAGGGCGTCCACATGGACACCGCGCTCGCCGCGTACCTGGTCAAGCCGGGCCGCCGCTCCTTCGACCTGGACGCGCTGTCCATGGAGTACCTCCACCGAGAGCTGGCCCCCGCCGCCGCGGCCGACGGCCAGCTTGCCTTCGGCGCGGACGACGGGGCCGAGGCCGAGGCCCTGATGATCAAGGCCCGCGCGGTCCTCGACCTGGGCGAGGCCTTCGAGGGCCGCCTGGCGGAGGTGGGCGCCGCGGACCTGCTCCGCGACATGGAGCTGCCCACGTCCGCGCTGCTCGCCCGCATGGAGCGGCACGGCATCGCGGCGGACCGTGCGCACCTCGAGGCGATGGAGCAGATGTTCGCCGGCGCGGTGCAGCAGGCCGTGAAGGAGGCGCACGCGGCGGCCGGCCACGAGTTCAACCTGGGCTCGCCCAAGCAGCTCCAGGAGGTCCTCTTCGGCGAGCTGGCCCTGCCGAGGACGAAGAAGACCAAGACCGGCTACACCACCGACGCCGACGCCCTGGCCTGGCTCGCCAACCAGACCGACAACGAACTGCCGGTGATCATGCTCCGGCACCGGGAGCAGGCCAAGCTCCGCGTCACCGTCGAGGGCCTGATCAAGACCACCGCGAGCGACGGCCGCATCCACACCACCTTCAACCAGACGGTGGCCGCGACCGGCCGGCTCTCCTCCACGGACCCGAACCTCCAGAACATCCCGGTCCGCACCGACGAGGGCCGGGCGATCCGCCGGGGCTTCGTGGTCGGCGCGGGCTTCGAGTCCCTGATGACCGCTGACTACAGCCAGATCGAGCTGCGGGTGATGGCCCACCTCTCCGAGGACGCGGGCCTCATCGAGGCGTTCACCTCCGGTGAGGACCTGCACACCACGGCCGCCTCCCAGGTGTTCGGCGTCGAGCGGGACGCGGTCGACGCGGAGATGCGGCGCAAGATCAAGGCCATGTCGTACGGCCTGGCCTACGGCCTGTCGGCGTTCGGCCTGTCCCAGCAGCTCAACATCGAGGCGGCCGAGGCCCGGGCCCTGATGGACGCCTACTTCGAGCGCTTCGGCGGGGTCCGGGACTATCTGCGCCGGGCGGTCGACGAGGCCCGGGCGACGGGCTACACGGCCACCCTCTTCGGACGCCGCCGCTACCTCCCCGACCTCAACAGCGACAACCGCCAGCGCCGCGAGGCGGCCGAGCGCATGGCCCTCAACGCGCCCATCCAGGGCACCGCGGCGGACATCGTCAAGTTCGCCATGCTCAAGGTGGACAACGCCCTGCGGGAAGCCGGTCTCACCTCCCGCATGCTCCTCCAGGTCCACGACGAGATCGTGCTGGAGATCGCCCCCGGCGAACGGGCGGCCGCGGAGGAGATCGTCCGCCGCGAGATGGCGAACGCCGTCCACCTGAGAGCGCCGCTGGACGTCTCCGTGGGTGTGGGCCCGGACTGGGAATCGGCAGCCCACTAG
- a CDS encoding FdhF/YdeP family oxidoreductase, giving the protein MATKPPKGDPVQDAPQVGEPKHAAAGLPAIGHTLRIAQQQMGVRRTALTLLRVNQKDGFDCPGCAWPEPEHRHAAEFCENGAKAVAEEATLRRVTPEFFAAHPVADLAGRSGYWLGQQGRLTHPVYLPEGGTHYEPVGWDRAFDIIAEEIAALGSPDEAVFYTSGRTSNEAAFLYQLFARELGTNNLPDCSNMCHESSGSALNETIGIGKGSVLLEDLHQADLIIVAGQNPGTNHPRMLSALEKAKANGARVISVNPLPEAGLERFRNPQTPQGLLKGAALTDLFLQIRIGGDQALFRLLNKLVLETDGAVDEEFVREHTHGFEGFAEAARAADWDETLAATGLTRAEIEQALCMVLASRRTIVCWAMGLTQHKHSVPTIREVVNFLLLRGNIGRPGAGVCPVRGHSNVQGDRTMGIFERPAPAFLDALEKEFGFAPPREHGLDVVRAIRALRDGEAKVFFAMGGNFVSASPDTEVTEAAMRRARLTVHVSTKLNRSHVVTGARALILPTLGRTERDVRQSGEQFVTVEDSMGMVHASRGRLKPASPHLRSEPAIVCGLARRVLGARSVVPWEEFEKDYAVIRDRIARVIPGFEDFNARVARPGGFALPHAPRDERRFPTATGRANFTAAPVEYPALPEGRLLLQTLRSHDQYNTTIYGLDDRYRGITGGRRVVLVHPEDARALGVAEGAYVDLVSEWRDGVERRAPGFRVVLYPTARGCAAAYYPETNVLVPLDATADTSNTPASKSVVVRLEGHTGDAGSRLEQSATD; this is encoded by the coding sequence ATGGCGACGAAGCCGCCCAAGGGTGATCCGGTTCAGGACGCGCCGCAGGTCGGGGAGCCGAAGCACGCCGCGGCGGGGCTGCCGGCCATCGGACACACGCTGCGGATCGCGCAGCAGCAGATGGGGGTGCGGCGCACCGCGCTGACGCTGCTGCGGGTGAACCAGAAGGACGGCTTCGACTGCCCGGGCTGCGCCTGGCCGGAGCCGGAGCACCGGCACGCGGCGGAGTTCTGCGAGAACGGCGCGAAAGCGGTGGCCGAGGAGGCCACCCTGCGCCGGGTCACGCCCGAGTTCTTCGCCGCGCACCCGGTCGCGGACCTCGCCGGCCGCAGCGGCTACTGGCTGGGCCAGCAGGGCCGGCTCACGCACCCCGTGTATCTCCCCGAAGGCGGCACGCACTACGAGCCGGTCGGCTGGGACCGGGCCTTCGACATCATCGCCGAGGAGATCGCCGCCCTCGGCTCTCCGGACGAGGCCGTCTTCTACACGTCGGGCCGCACCAGCAACGAGGCCGCGTTCCTGTACCAGCTCTTCGCGCGCGAGCTGGGCACGAACAATCTGCCGGACTGCTCGAACATGTGCCACGAGTCGTCGGGTTCCGCACTCAACGAGACCATCGGCATCGGCAAGGGCAGCGTCCTGCTGGAGGATCTGCACCAGGCCGACCTGATCATCGTCGCGGGCCAGAACCCGGGCACGAACCATCCGCGCATGCTGTCCGCGCTGGAGAAGGCCAAGGCGAACGGCGCGCGGGTCATCAGCGTCAATCCGCTGCCCGAGGCGGGTCTGGAGCGGTTCAGGAACCCGCAGACCCCGCAGGGCCTCCTCAAGGGCGCCGCGCTCACCGACCTGTTCCTCCAGATCCGCATCGGCGGCGACCAGGCGCTCTTCCGGCTCCTCAACAAGCTGGTCCTGGAGACGGACGGCGCGGTCGACGAGGAGTTCGTGCGCGAACACACCCACGGGTTCGAGGGGTTCGCCGAGGCCGCGCGTGCCGCCGACTGGGACGAGACGCTGGCGGCGACCGGCCTGACGCGCGCGGAGATCGAGCAGGCGCTGTGCATGGTCCTCGCCTCGCGGCGGACCATCGTGTGCTGGGCCATGGGCCTCACCCAGCACAAGCACTCCGTCCCGACCATCCGCGAAGTGGTCAACTTCCTGCTGCTGCGCGGCAACATCGGCCGCCCGGGCGCGGGTGTGTGCCCGGTGCGCGGGCACAGCAACGTCCAGGGCGACCGCACCATGGGCATCTTCGAGCGGCCCGCCCCGGCCTTCCTGGACGCCCTGGAGAAGGAGTTCGGGTTCGCGCCGCCGCGCGAGCACGGTCTCGACGTCGTACGGGCCATCCGCGCGCTGCGCGACGGGGAGGCGAAGGTCTTCTTCGCCATGGGCGGCAACTTCGTCTCCGCCTCGCCCGACACCGAGGTCACCGAGGCCGCGATGCGGCGGGCGCGGCTGACCGTGCACGTCTCCACGAAGCTGAACCGCTCGCACGTGGTCACCGGCGCGCGGGCGCTGATCCTGCCCACCCTGGGCCGCACCGAGCGTGATGTGCGTCAGAGCGGTGAGCAGTTCGTGACGGTCGAGGACTCGATGGGCATGGTGCACGCCTCGCGCGGGCGGCTGAAGCCCGCGAGTCCGCATCTGCGGTCCGAGCCGGCCATCGTCTGCGGCCTGGCGCGCCGGGTGCTCGGCGCGCGCAGCGTCGTGCCGTGGGAGGAGTTCGAGAAGGACTACGCGGTGATCCGGGACCGCATCGCGCGCGTGATCCCCGGCTTCGAGGACTTCAACGCGCGCGTGGCCCGGCCCGGCGGCTTCGCGCTGCCGCACGCCCCGCGCGACGAGCGGCGCTTCCCGACCGCCACGGGCCGGGCGAACTTCACGGCGGCGCCGGTGGAGTACCCCGCGCTGCCCGAGGGCCGGCTGCTGTTGCAGACGCTGCGCTCGCACGACCAGTACAACACCACGATCTACGGGCTGGACGACCGGTACCGCGGCATCACGGGCGGGCGCCGGGTGGTGCTCGTGCATCCCGAGGACGCGCGGGCGCTCGGGGTCGCCGAGGGGGCGTACGTCGACCTGGTGAGCGAGTGGCGGGACGGGGTGGAGCGGCGGGCGCCCGGTTTCCGGGTGGTGCTCTATCCGACGGCACGCGGGTGCGCGGCGGCGTACTACCCCGAGACGAACGTGCTGGTGCCGCTGGACGCCACCGCCGACACCAGCAACACCCCGGCCAGCAAGTCCGTCGTCGTACGCCTCGAAGGCCACACCGGGGACGCGGGGAGCCGTCTGGAACAATCGGCGACCGACTGA